The Carassius auratus strain Wakin chromosome 30, ASM336829v1, whole genome shotgun sequence region tgattgatgacaaaattctcattttgggatggagtatacCTTTAAGctgtttacagtgcattcatgtaTTCAAGGTACATTCTGTCAAATTCTGTGTTTCCTGGCAGCTGAACCTGAGAAAATCTTAGCGCTACAGGACAAATTCAAATGGGTCTATAACATAATATTTGTATGTGGATATTTCACACAAAATTAAAAATCTGTTAGCCTATCTTCGTACCCTTGGGCTTCTTTTTTCCATGCAACTATGTGCTAATCCAAGTCcatgcaaaaattattttgttagtatttttgtcttgtttttcagtgatAAACAATATCTAAAcaatcttaaatcaagatatctaagaagcaaaattatatgaaagccttgtttttttttttacttttcagtcatttttaaatgactttatgCTTAAATATCCAGTGGGATAAGAAAAGTAAGTTTGCTTCTCATGTGTATCATGATTTAAGAATGTGTAGATATTTATATTGGAAAAGAAGGCACAAATACTGagtaagatatttatttatttattgggcacatcaaattatttagatttatttcaaaCCACACATTAgctctattgttttcatcactgtaATAGTATTGTGTACGTGTgtaaaagagagtgagagaattTGTGTGTTACAGAAAGAGTGAATTGTCTGTGTTCCTATTTCTGACACAACTGTAGTATTGTATTGAATGTCCCAATCTGACTCTAAAGGACACAGCTCACTCACTGCGCTtcaaaatctgtgtgtgtgtgtatataagtgtgtgtgtaattgtacTACTAACTTTGTGAGAACCAGTTTGAGGTTTAGCCATTGGAGTGAGGATCAAGTGGTTAATGTGAGGGGATTTGGGCAGTTCTTACTTTCTGGCACCCCTTTAAAGGGCTCTTCGAGGTTTAAGACTTGGTTTTATGGTCAAGGTTATAATTAAGTTTACACTAGGGTTAGGTTACATTTAGGGTTAGCATTTAATTGTGATAGTTAAGGTTAAGGCAAAGGGCTAAAGATAGCATTGTGTCAATGATCTTCACAAAGATAgctttgcgtgtgtgtgcgtgcgtgcgtgtgtgtgtgtgtgtgtgtgtgtgtgttatggttAATCATGGTTTTTTTCATTAATCATGgtttggggacaaatttgtacccAGAAGTGAGCTACAGTGAATCTgacaaaaatcacatttgcaaacatggtattaaaataaaaacttttcattCTAAAAATGCAGAATGTTTTGTTAGAcctgtattatttataatatttatgaataCTAGAAGTCTAACAGTTGTATTATTTATAACATCCTGTAtgcagaaacactatttcaagtCAATGGATGTCCCTATTTATATAGCTAAGTAAAAGTGTATGTATAGGAATGATTATGTAGAAAAACTTAGCCCAGACGTAAGTGCTACTAGTTTTTGTGCACAAACATTTTGGCCAGGGTGCTTATCTTTATAATGCATGTGCATGTGAACATTTACGGTTCAttgcactgaaacacacacaaacactcttacTCTTTCTTTATCATGGCAGTGAAAGAGGGGCGCTGCGTCTTTAAGATCTgccccagtgtgtgtgtgagtttgggaGAGAGCAGAGGGGTTTGTTTATTGTTCCAGGGACAAAAGCGCGAGTGAGTATCATAAAAGCATCAAAGGAGATTAAACTACACGGCACATCAGAGAGACAGAGCGTGATacgcacacacatactcacatggGTAAGTCTACCTGAACTCACCTAAAACCCATTTTAACCACTGCTATATGATGttcattattttagaattatGCTTATATTTATGGGCAGAATTTTAATTGATTGTTGTTTCTTTAATTTGCATGTGATATAAGTTGTTTAGACAAATGTATTGTATACAAGCATTTTAATGATTCGTTTTTTGTATGATGTGTGAAAGATGCCATCAGGCTGGTCAGAAGCTTAGAGGCATCACTTCTGCATTTGTTATGGAAATGCATTTAATGGATCCTTATTAATTAAAAGGTTGTTTTGATTGATTAACCAGCTGCCTCCGGTTTTGATTGGCTAAGACAGTTGCAACAACGCCTGGGTGTGGATGAGAAGACCAGGAGACAACAGGAGGTCACATCAGGTCTTTACGTCAAATATTCTCTTCTCTGAAGGGGACTCTTGTACGGCCCAGTGCCAGTTTGAAATGGGGAAATATTAAATGTAGTTGCATAAGGAttcatatgtatgtatgcattgaATTGTTTTGTAGGTTTCTCCTTTTTTGGATAACAACTTAATAGCCCtttaattttaagtgtttttagagaatggatggatggatggacccAAAAGCATTTCCACATTCTTAAACAGAAGGTGTGATGAAAGTGTGTGTTGTATCTATTAATCAGATGATTGTGAGTCACAGGCTATTTGAgaagaaaacagtttaaaaagagTGTAAAAGACTGGTTGACCTGCCATGATCCCAGCTGTAACCCCAGTGgtgtcagtgtgtgtctgtctgtgctgCTTTGAGTGGAAACACAATGACGTACTCCACTACTGAggcctgtgagtgtgtgtctatCTTGTTTGTTCACAATGatagtttttgttgttaaaaacaaAAGCCATTATGACTGTCACAAGTGCTTCTTTTTCTGACCACAAAACCTCAAACACACATGAAAACGCCCATACCCCCCCACCCAAATCTCTCCCTGACACCAGGCTActcgggagagagagagagagagcgagggagggaaagaaggagagaaagaagcgagggagggagagaagcagcttAAGCGATGCATTTTTTCTTCCTTGAGGTGGTCAGTGGAGTGTATccgaagaaagaaaaagaaattaccTCCTTCAGTTTAGACATCACTGCAACAGAGGACAGAAATCTCTCTGGAGTGAGCGGACAAGCATCTGCACGGCTCTCTCCTGGCGTGGGTTCGACTCAGCAGTGTCGATGTTTCCAGTGAAACAGCCGTGGTTGTGTAAAGCACTAGGTGACCTGAGATGCATCATCTTCCCTCACAGACTGGAAACCAAAGAACTCCATAGCTGAGCCTTCTGGGGCTTATCGTTTGTTTGGCTTCTTTTGGTTAAGTTGCttaaaaaaacaactatttttaGCCTTTTATTGATGCAGTTTTTTTGTCATCTCTTCTGCTTCctcatatttaacttttttacttTCAGGATTTTTTATTTGGGTTACGGGATTTTGAACAGGGCTTTATGATTGCCTGCGTTCACTTTGTCTGCATTTGGCTTGTTCATTTGTGATTCCATTATACACTGACTGACTATTTACAAGCTCGTGTGTGTGCATCAGATACATTTACTCACAGAGCGCACTGAGTATGTGCATGCACGTGTTGTTGTGTGTGTCCTTGACTAACTGTAAGCCAACTAACTCTTAGAGGAGTTTGCATACTCATTTCGAGGTCATCCATGTGATTTTGTAGTTGAGTATAAGTCCACTTGTGTATTGGTagtacagtgtatgtgtgtgtatagatgtgtgtgtgtattgtgtgtgctGCATGTGCAGTTGGTGTGTTGATATATTACTCACCTACAGGTTGCTATGACTGCTGCATCCGCTGCCTGGGCGCCGTGCCCTACACCAGCCTGCTGGCCACCCTGCTCTGCTACACCGGTGTGGCGCTCTTCTGCGGGGGAGGCCATGAggcgctcactcacacacacacattcatagagCTCTACTTCGCAAGGGACGTCCAGGATTTCATTGTGATGGCAGACTTGTGAGTTATTGCCTTTTTTTGgtgattatatacagtacagtacataatGTGAGAACAGAATAGCTTTATCTTTAATCAGTGTTCTTTAGTCTATAGTTTGTACTAGTTTGACTTATGAAGGTTTGCATGTgttatttattctatattttgtGTTTCAGTATAAAATATTTCCAGTATGTGATCTACGGTCTGGCCTCCTTCTTTTTCCTCTATGGACTGTTGCTTTTGGCTGAAGGTTTTTACACCACCAGTGCAGTAAAGCAGACGTTTGGAGAATTTAGGAGCACCAAGTTTGGCCGCTGCCTCAGCCTGactgtgagtgtttgtttttcAGGTCACAAATTTCAGGtgttactatccttgtggggacatgtgtgtgtgtgtgtgtgtgtgtgtgagagagagagagagttcgaTTCTGAATTGTGTGGTCGCTGCTCCTTTCGCAtctttttatcttcttttttgaTACTGAAATATTAGTATTTGGAAAAGCTGAAATTTTCAAAAATGTGATTTCTTTCCCTGAATAATTCAAtagtaaaatactttttaaaataatttgtatttatataggcaatattataatattaattaattgtataatgtaacattaattgataataattatacaaaattcTTAAAACCTCATGTCATAAAAGTCATGGAGAAGCTATGGAAAATTCAATAGACAATATGCCTTTTCAGTTATGCTCAGTTCAAAAAAAGTACTTATGCAGTGTGAAATTACTCTCTGTTAATGTGATctctataaaattattttagacTACTTATTTCATCATCATAAATGACTGGAAAAGTACAAAAAGTGTGGGAATTCTGATATATACTCCAGCTAAATCACTCCGTTCATCCGACAGCAACTTGCTTGTTTGTTCTGATAAGCTGTGAGAAGTTGTCTTAGCCTACTATTTtatgaagttttattttttttattttgtatctcCTTCCATATCTATATATGCATGTGAACATTTATgacaatatatgtatatttcttgTGTAAAGCAGTAGTAACGTTGATATAAATCAAGTTTTACTTACTGTACTTTCTTATATAGTTTTCAGTGTCCATGCCTGTTATGTTGCACTGAGCTAATTAGCCGTTTCTCTTGTCCAGTTCATAATCCTGACGTGCGTGCTCGCCGTGATCTGGCTGGTTGTCTTTGGCTTCACAGCCATTCCTGTGCTCTTCTTCATTAATATGAAAAGCTCATGTCACAAAGTCAACATTCTGTCGGAAACCACCATGTTCAACCAGCAAGCAAGGGTCTGCATGGATGCACGGATGTATGGTAGGTCTGCACCCTTCATCTGTACATATGCTTTTGTGTGCTTACAATCATGATGTCTGTGTTGTTCTGTGTAGGGTTTCTTCCCTGGAATGCTCTGCCGGGGATTGTTTGTGGAAACACACTGGCAAACATCTGCAAAACACCAGAGGTTAGATGTTTGTTATCCTAGACACATGCACATGCTCAGAGTTTCAAGAGATCATGTCTCTTATGTCCCTTTTTATGTTTCCAGTTCTATGTGACCTATGACCTTTACATCTGTGCATTCGCTGGAGCCGGAATCACCCTTCTTGCCCTGGTTAGTGATCTAATGTTTTACATCTGTGAAGTCATTTATAGTTACTGTAGAAGATTTTGTGCAAGGCTATAGTGGCCTTCTTCAAGAAGCTTATCGACTTGTATTCTGTAAAGCAGCAATTTCACCACAGcaatctttattatttaattggttttaatgatttaaaaaattacagCTTGCAGTGATTGATGCATCTTCactaaaatctgaaatctgagggtgtaaaaaaaatctaaatagtgaGAAAATCGTCTTTGAAATTGTCTAAATGAATTCTTAGccatgtatattactaatcaaaagttaTGTTTTGATATtcttacggtaggaaatttactaaatatctttatggaacatgatctttacttaatatcctaatgagatttggcataaaagcaaactcaatcattttgacccatacaaggtttttttttttttttttttgtaaaaatataccccagtgacataagactggttttgtggtccagggttacatatgtgaatttactgattattatatttacacattcatttatattttatattattgaccAACTTCCACTGCAATTGAGTTCAAATTCACAGGGAATTTATTTGCACTAAACTCTTTGACGTCAGAGTGCAGAGCATGAAGTAAATGACGGAAGTACAGCAGAGGAATGTTTAGTTTACAGTCAGTAACTGACCTCTCTGCTACTGACAGATCCCCAGCGTCTCTACTCCCTTTTCCTGTATATTTGGCAGCAGTCATTTCTCAGGCTTGATCTAAAGACAATCACTATGAGCAACCAGAGCTTCTCTGTCGTGCATAAGAGCACAATGAGACTGAAACAAGCATTTAATATTCTAATACTTATGTTGCATTAGATATGTGCCAGCTGAAAACAAATGCTGCTAGAGAGTTACACTGACTgatcttcactttttttttcttaaattagaaAAGTATATGTAATACTATAATTAATCACATTtctttctgtgatttttttttatgggcTTGtgctaatttaattatataagaGATTTGATAGCTATGCATATTgatatataataacaaattacacaacttttttttttttaataaaatccagtcatgtatttttatttattaatttttttagctaAGCAATACTATACAATGAACTAAAGCCCCCTGTTGCTCCAAGGGGATTGTTTCTCTAAAATATAAGGGCTATATGCTGCTTAGACAagactgtaaataaataatgatgtgctATTGCTGGAATTGCATTCTTTGCCTGATGTTTATAGTAAAATCTCTAAAGGATATAAACACTCATGCCACAAGAGCTCATCCTTTAGCAGAGGAAAACATCAGAAATGTGTTGTTTCTTCCTTCTTTTTTCCTAGTTAATTTACGTGGTTGCCACCACCTACAACTACGCTGTTCTGAGGTTTCTGGGAAGGAAGGGAATCCGTTTTTAGGTTCGGTGTTGCTAGGCCTGCTTTCCTGTCGCCTGTGGCAGCGGTTTCAGAGGTGTCATCACTGTGGCCGGTGAGGAAACACAAAAGAGCTCCATGAAGCCCCTGCAGAGTTCTATCATACAGAGCACAAACCACTGCTTTCATGAGACATATTAGTAAAAATTACACTAAGATAGATTTACCAATgaaaatacaacaattcat contains the following coding sequences:
- the plp1b gene encoding proteolipid protein 1b isoform X2; the protein is MFPVKQPWLCKALGCYDCCIRCLGAVPYTSLLATLLCYTGVALFCGGGHEALTHTHTFIELYFARDVQDFIVMADFIKYFQYVIYGLASFFFLYGLLLLAEGFYTTSAVKQTFGEFRSTKFGRCLSLTFIILTCVLAVIWLVVFGFTAIPVLFFINMKSSCHKVNILSETTMFNQQARVCMDARMYGFLPWNALPGIVCGNTLANICKTPEFYVTYDLYICAFAGAGITLLALLIYVVATTYNYAVLRFLGRKGIRF
- the plp1b gene encoding proteolipid protein 1b isoform X3; protein product: MGCYDCCIRCLGAVPYTSLLATLLCYTGVALFCGGGHEALTHTHTFIELYFARDVQDFIVMADFIKYFQYVIYGLASFFFLYGLLLLAEGFYTTSAVKQTFGEFRSTKFGRCLSLTFIILTCVLAVIWLVVFGFTAIPVLFFINMKSSCHKVNILSETTMFNQQARVCMDARMYGFLPWNALPGIVCGNTLANICKTPEFYVTYDLYICAFAGAGITLLALLIYVVATTYNYAVLRFLGRKGIRF
- the plp1b gene encoding proteolipid protein 1b isoform X1; translation: MAASGFDWLRQLQQRLGVDEKTRRQQEVTSGCYDCCIRCLGAVPYTSLLATLLCYTGVALFCGGGHEALTHTHTFIELYFARDVQDFIVMADFIKYFQYVIYGLASFFFLYGLLLLAEGFYTTSAVKQTFGEFRSTKFGRCLSLTFIILTCVLAVIWLVVFGFTAIPVLFFINMKSSCHKVNILSETTMFNQQARVCMDARMYGFLPWNALPGIVCGNTLANICKTPEFYVTYDLYICAFAGAGITLLALLIYVVATTYNYAVLRFLGRKGIRF